A single genomic interval of Bradyrhizobium sp. sBnM-33 harbors:
- a CDS encoding NAD(P)H-quinone oxidoreductase, whose amino-acid sequence MEKLPAQMTVIGISKPGGPEVLLPETRSVPTPGPGEILVKVMAAGVNRPDVAQRSGAYPPPPGASDLPGLEIAGEVVALGEGAKKHKLGDKVMSLVAGGGYAQYCIAQDAQAMAVPPSLSIQEAGAIPETLMTVWHNVFERGGLKPGETLLIHGGSSGIGTMAIQLAKAFGSKVIVTVGSQDKADACLKLGADRAINYKTEDFVTVVKAETNNVGADLILDMVAGDYVDRNYDAAAVDGRIVQIATLNGAKVTVNIAKVMVKRLTHTGSTLRPRTNADKAAMVAAIEAKVMPLLREGRVKPLMDSSFPLEKAADAHRRMETSAHIGKIVLAV is encoded by the coding sequence ATGGAAAAGCTGCCCGCGCAAATGACCGTCATCGGCATCAGCAAGCCCGGCGGCCCCGAGGTGTTGCTGCCCGAAACCCGCAGCGTTCCAACGCCCGGCCCAGGCGAAATCCTGGTCAAGGTGATGGCGGCGGGTGTCAACCGCCCCGACGTTGCGCAGCGCTCCGGCGCTTACCCGCCGCCGCCCGGCGCCAGCGACCTGCCCGGCCTTGAAATCGCGGGCGAAGTGGTGGCGCTCGGCGAAGGCGCCAAAAAGCACAAGCTCGGCGACAAGGTGATGTCGCTGGTCGCGGGCGGTGGCTACGCCCAATATTGCATTGCGCAAGACGCGCAGGCGATGGCGGTGCCGCCGTCGCTGTCGATCCAGGAAGCCGGCGCGATCCCGGAAACGCTGATGACCGTCTGGCACAATGTGTTCGAGCGCGGCGGGCTCAAGCCCGGCGAAACACTTCTGATCCACGGCGGCTCGTCCGGCATCGGCACCATGGCGATCCAGCTTGCGAAAGCGTTCGGCTCCAAAGTGATCGTGACCGTCGGCTCGCAAGACAAGGCCGACGCATGCCTCAAGCTCGGCGCCGACCGCGCGATCAATTACAAGACCGAGGACTTCGTCACCGTGGTCAAGGCGGAGACCAACAATGTCGGCGCCGACCTAATCCTTGACATGGTCGCCGGCGACTATGTCGATCGCAACTATGACGCTGCCGCGGTCGACGGCCGTATCGTGCAGATCGCGACGCTCAACGGGGCCAAGGTTACCGTCAACATTGCCAAGGTGATGGTGAAGCGACTGACCCATACCGGCTCCACGCTGCGCCCCCGTACTAATGCGGATAAGGCAGCGATGGTCGCCGCGATCGAGGCCAAGGTGATGCCGCTGTTGCGCGAAGGACGTGTAAAACCGCTGATGGACAGCTCATTCCCGCTGGAAAAAGCGGCTGACGCGCACCGGCGGATGGAGACGTCAGCACATATTGGCAAAATTGTGTTGGCAGTCTAG
- a CDS encoding DUF1465 family protein, translating to MADRSQSESALVLFSERLTNSAAFGTLFREGMDLVEETAAYLDGDGRTEAKALERSVSLTYATESMRLTTRLMQLASWLLLHRAVKEGEMTLTQANREKTKVKLTAADPGPEDMIEKLPQQLQDLIARSMSLQTRVRRLDISIHAAPAERAPIGNPLVPQLNRLKAAFEQ from the coding sequence ATGGCGGACCGTTCGCAAAGCGAATCCGCGCTCGTTCTGTTCAGCGAGCGGCTGACTAATTCGGCGGCGTTCGGAACTCTCTTCCGGGAAGGCATGGATCTCGTCGAGGAAACCGCCGCCTATCTCGACGGCGACGGCCGCACCGAAGCCAAGGCGCTCGAACGTTCCGTCAGCCTTACTTACGCAACCGAAAGCATGCGCCTGACCACCCGCCTGATGCAGCTTGCGTCGTGGCTGTTGCTGCATCGCGCAGTCAAGGAAGGCGAGATGACGCTGACCCAGGCCAATCGGGAAAAGACCAAGGTCAAGCTCACGGCCGCCGATCCCGGGCCGGAGGACATGATCGAGAAGCTCCCGCAGCAATTGCAGGATCTGATTGCGCGATCGATGAGCCTGCAGACGCGGGTCCGTCGGCTCGACATCTCGATCCACGCCGCGCCCGCGGAACGTGCGCCGATCGGCAATCCGCTGGTGCCGCAGCTCAACAGGTTGAAAGCGGCGTTCGAGCAGTAA
- a CDS encoding DUF1192 domain-containing protein encodes MAIEDDDKPRKKISHEIGQDLSLLSVEELTERIALLNSEIARLQEAVTKKRASKDAANSIFKS; translated from the coding sequence ATGGCCATCGAAGACGACGACAAGCCGCGGAAGAAAATCAGCCATGAGATCGGCCAGGACCTGTCGCTGCTGTCGGTCGAGGAACTGACGGAGCGGATTGCGCTCTTGAATTCGGAAATCGCGCGGCTGCAAGAGGCCGTCACCAAAAAGCGCGCGTCAAAGGATGCCGCGAACAGTATTTTCAAGTCGTAG